The following proteins are co-located in the Hevea brasiliensis isolate MT/VB/25A 57/8 chromosome 11, ASM3005281v1, whole genome shotgun sequence genome:
- the LOC110648037 gene encoding beta-glucosidase 17-like encodes MKVQESLLFFCLLTLAYMLACARGHIVQSTTLSRSSFPNGFIFEAGSSAFRARATHESNVEGAAHTDGREPSIWDTFTVEYPGIQPLVTLFHWDLPQALEDEYGGFLSYKIVNDYRDYADFCFQVFGDRVKYWVSVNEPNLFSYTGYVFGDSAPVRCSDYVGNCTAGNSATEPYIVVHHLLPSHASAVKIHKDRCQMDPQVATVQKGMKVFPSIGLGKSIDGLVTFLEMKRQITSYGLGYKPTEEKEEPKPLKFLK; translated from the exons ATGAAAGTTCAAgaatctcttcttttcttctgccTTTTAACACTGGCTTATATGCTGGCTTGTGCTAGAGGTCACATAGTCCAGTCTACCACTCTTAGCAGAAGCAGTTTCCCTAATGGTTTTATATTTGAAGCAGGATCAAGTGCTTTTCGAGCAAGAGCTACCCATGAAAGCAAT gtTGAAGGAGCAGCTCATACAGATGGCAGAGAACCAAGCATATGGGACACTTTCACAGTGGAATATCCAG GGATACAGCCTTTGGTGACTTTATTCCACTGGGATCTTCCTCAAGCCCTTGAAGATGAGTATGGAGGATTCTTGAGCTATAAAATTGT GAATGATTATCGAGACTATGCAGACTTCTGCTTCCAAGTTTTTGGTGACAGAGTGAAGTACTGGGTCTCTGTCAATGAACCAAATTTATTTAGTTATACAGGGTATGTATTCGGAGACTCTGCACCCGTTCGATGTTCTGACTATGTTGGGAATTGTACGGCCGGCAACTCTGCAACCGAACCATATATAGTTGTCCACCACTTGCTTCCTAGCCACGCCAGTGCAGTAAAGATACACAAGGACAGGTGTCAG atggatccACAAGTGGCTACTGTTCAGAAAGGGATGAAAGTTTTTCCTAGCATAGGCCTAGGAAAAAGTATAGATggcctggtgacttttcttgagatgaagagGCAGATCACGAGTTATGGTTTGGGCTATAAGCCAACTGAAGAgaaagaagagccaaagcctcttAAGTTCTTGAAATAG